In Providencia alcalifaciens, the sequence ACGTAGTACGCTACCTGCGCCGCCGTTATAAGCGGTAATGACCGCATAGCGACGTGAAGTTGGGTTACTGATATCCCCCAAATAGCTATTTTGTAAGATAGCTAGGTATGCCGTACCTGTATCAATATTTTGCTCAGGGTCAAACAGATAACTACGGCTTGGTACCCCAGATTTACCTTGAGAGCGGAATACATCTTTACCGGCGGTATTTGGCATGATTTGCATCAAGCCTAGCGCATCAGAACGACTTACCGCGTATGGGTTGAAGCTCGATTCAATCTGCATGATGGCCAGTATTAATGATTCATCCACGCCGTATTTTGCGGAGGATTTCTTAATAAATGGCAGATATTTATGGGCACGTTTATCTAAGTGGTTTGGTACCAATTGCATGGTCACCGACCAAACAATATTCATACCGGACTGTCTGCGCTGCATTTTATTGCTGACCAGATAATCTGCAAATTTAGTGGCTCGCCACTCCCAGCGAATCGGTTCGCCCGTATTATCCATGACCTGACCAAACAGGAATGGTTCTTTACTGTAGGGAATGTCGTTAATATCAGAATAGAGGTCGATGGAATTCGGGTCATCGCCCATCAATAAAGTGGTGACAATCGCTTTTTTCAGGTGCTCTGATGGCTCTACAGCAGAGATGGTCTCAACTGTGATTGTCCCTGCATCAAAGTTAATGTGGCTACGGGTACGATACTCATCAGTATATTTCACATAATCTTTTGGCCCTGCAATGAGAACTTCTTTAATTCCCCATATATTTTCGATGTTATGAGCAAATTGCCCCATCAAAATATTAAAGCCATTGGTATCTTTGACGTAGTCAGGATTAAAGTCGGATTTCTGATTACTGGAACAAGAAATAATCAGGGGAACCAACAATGTGAGAGCAAATAATTTTTTCATACGATCCACAATATTAATGCAAGCTAGCTACTTATTTGGTCGTTTACTCTAAAACATTCAAGTTGCAGGAGGTGAGTAAACCGAGCCATGCAACTTGAGGTTCGATAGGTATAGACCTAAAAACTATTTTTCTGGGGTATAGCCATCAATTTGAATATCGTGACCTTCAAATAAGAATTTCACCATTTCTTGTTCCAGCATTTTGCGATCGTCTGGGTTCATGGTGTTTAATTTCTTTTCATTGATCAGCATGGTCTGTTTTGTCATCCATTGACTCCATGCTTCTTTCGAAATCTCATTAAAAATACGCTTTCCTAATTCACCTGGGTAAAGCTGGAAATCTTGCCCATCAGCGTCACGTTGTAAGAAAGTGCAAAAAATGGTTCTACTCATTTATTTTTTCCTCGAATATCAGGTAGTAAGGCAAGTTGTTTTAGTAAACTTTCAACCGGGGCAGCGAGCCCAACAGTTGCGCCTAGGTGTAAGTTATACCAGAGTCCGTTGTCTTCATCCATGGCAGAGTTAAATGCCTGAATATTAACTTTTACAGGGATAATATCTAAATGGAAATGGCTAAACGTGTGGCGAAAAGCAATTAATTGTTCAGGCGTGTCATGTTGTAGACCTGAATCAGCCAGCCATTGAGCCAGTTGCTCATGGCTCTCAAACTGTGGGAATGCGAATAAACCGCCCCAAATGCCAGATGGTGGGCGCTGTTCTAACCAGACATTATCTTGATGCTGAAGGATCAAAAACCATGCGCTTTTTTCCGGAATTTTCTGCTTAGGTTTTTTCCCCGGATATTCTTGCCAAGTGTGGTTAGCGTAAGCAACACAGCCAGTATTGAGTGGGCATAGCTCACATTTCGGTTTACTGCGAGTACACACCATTGCCCCAAGATCCATCATGGCTTGGTTAAAATATTCCACTTCCACTTTGGGCGTCACGTTGGTGCTAATTTCCCATAAGCGATTTTCGACCTCTTTTTTTCCCGGCCAACCCGCGACAGCATAGCAGCGAGCCAGCACGCGTTTTACGTTACCGTCCAAAATTGGGTAATGCTGCTTTTGAGAAAGGGAGAGAATGGCGCCTGCCGTTGAACGTCCCACCCCAGGAAGCGCATTTACTTCCTCAAATGTGGTAGGAAATTGACCATTATATTGGGTGGCAATCACCTGCGCTGCTTTATGCAGATTGCGAGCTCGCGCATAATAACCGAGTCCTGTCCACAAATGCAGAACCTCATCAAGGGGCGCATTCGCCAGTGCGGTCACATCCGCAAAGCGTTGGGTGAATTTTTCAAAATAGGGAATGACTGTGCTGACTTGGGTCTGCTGCAACATGACTTCAGAGAGCCAAACATGATAGGAGGATTTTTCCTGCTGCCATGGCAACGTTTTACGACCGTATTTGTGATACCACTTGAGCACTGCACTTGAGAATTGTTGAGCTTCCATTATTTATAATATTTTTATCGCGATTTCAGTGATGGAGAGGATTGCAACATAGACGGTGATAGCTGTAAACCGCTTCTTGTGTAAAGTTATCCAATTATCAACTGCAAGATCCTTGAAGTTTTGCTAAACTCCCTTTCCCACCATACTTAGATATTAATTAATTAGGTATGTTTGGTTTTTTTTATACTCTTGTTGGCACATTATCTAACTGGACAACGAATTTTTTAGAACTTTATTATGATCAATAACGTTATCTCCCCCGAATATAATGAAGAAGGGCGGGTTATGCGCCGTGTCCGTAGTTTTGTCCGCCGTCAAGGGCGTCTGACAAAACGTCAGGAAGAGGCATTAGAAAGCGAATGGGCAGAAATGGGGATCGATTTTGTCAATGAACCCTTTGATTTCGCAAAACTATTTAATAATTCAAATCCAGTCACTCTGGAAATTGGATTTGGAATGGGCACCTCATTAGTGACGATGGCAGCACAAAACCCAGATCAAAACTTTTTGGGTATTGAAGTGCATGCACCGGGCGTTGGGGCTTGTTTGGCATCAGCAAAAGAAGAAAACATCACCAACCTACGCGTGATGTGCCACGATGCCATTGAAGTTTTAGACTTCATGATCCCGAACGGTAGCTTAGCAATGGTTCAGTTATTCTTCCCTGACCCTTGGCATAAAGCGAAACACAATAAACGTCGTATTGTGCAGGTGCCTTTCGCAGAAAAAATTCGCAGTAAATTAATTGATGGTGGTGTATTCCACATGGCGACAGATTGGGAACCTTATGCAGAACATATGCTTGAGGTAATGACCAGCGTGGCTGGGTATGAAAACGTATCCACGTCAGGGGACTACGTTCCTCGTCCTGAATCAAGACCAGAAACAAAGTTTGAAAAGCGCGGCCAGCGGTTAGGGCACGGTGTATGGGATTTAATGTTTAAGAGGGTTTAATCATGGCTAA encodes:
- the mltC gene encoding membrane-bound lytic murein transglycosylase MltC; its protein translation is MKKLFALTLLVPLIISCSSNQKSDFNPDYVKDTNGFNILMGQFAHNIENIWGIKEVLIAGPKDYVKYTDEYRTRSHINFDAGTITVETISAVEPSEHLKKAIVTTLLMGDDPNSIDLYSDINDIPYSKEPFLFGQVMDNTGEPIRWEWRATKFADYLVSNKMQRRQSGMNIVWSVTMQLVPNHLDKRAHKYLPFIKKSSAKYGVDESLILAIMQIESSFNPYAVSRSDALGLMQIMPNTAGKDVFRSQGKSGVPSRSYLFDPEQNIDTGTAYLAILQNSYLGDISNPTSRRYAVITAYNGGAGSVLRVFHSDKKQAAQRINKLEPGEVYETLSTKHPAAESRNYLIKVNKAQKKYLR
- the trmB gene encoding tRNA (guanosine(46)-N7)-methyltransferase TrmB; its protein translation is MINNVISPEYNEEGRVMRRVRSFVRRQGRLTKRQEEALESEWAEMGIDFVNEPFDFAKLFNNSNPVTLEIGFGMGTSLVTMAAQNPDQNFLGIEVHAPGVGACLASAKEENITNLRVMCHDAIEVLDFMIPNGSLAMVQLFFPDPWHKAKHNKRRIVQVPFAEKIRSKLIDGGVFHMATDWEPYAEHMLEVMTSVAGYENVSTSGDYVPRPESRPETKFEKRGQRLGHGVWDLMFKRV
- a CDS encoding oxidative damage protection protein, encoding MSRTIFCTFLQRDADGQDFQLYPGELGKRIFNEISKEAWSQWMTKQTMLINEKKLNTMNPDDRKMLEQEMVKFLFEGHDIQIDGYTPEK
- the mutY gene encoding A/G-specific adenine glycosylase, producing the protein MEAQQFSSAVLKWYHKYGRKTLPWQQEKSSYHVWLSEVMLQQTQVSTVIPYFEKFTQRFADVTALANAPLDEVLHLWTGLGYYARARNLHKAAQVIATQYNGQFPTTFEEVNALPGVGRSTAGAILSLSQKQHYPILDGNVKRVLARCYAVAGWPGKKEVENRLWEISTNVTPKVEVEYFNQAMMDLGAMVCTRSKPKCELCPLNTGCVAYANHTWQEYPGKKPKQKIPEKSAWFLILQHQDNVWLEQRPPSGIWGGLFAFPQFESHEQLAQWLADSGLQHDTPEQLIAFRHTFSHFHLDIIPVKVNIQAFNSAMDEDNGLWYNLHLGATVGLAAPVESLLKQLALLPDIRGKNK